A single window of Pseudomonas lijiangensis DNA harbors:
- the zapE gene encoding cell division protein ZapE, with protein MTPLERYQADLKRPDFFHDAAQENAVRHLQRLYEDLVSANNSKPGMFGKLFGKKEPTLVKGLYFWGGVGRGKTYLVDTFFDALPFEQKVRTHFHRFMKRVHEEMRTLKGEKNPLTLIAKRFSDEARVICFDEFFVSDITDAMILGTLMEELFKNGVTLVATSNIVPDGLYKDGLQRARFLPAIALIKQNTDIVNVDSGVDYRLRHLEQAELFHFPLNDVAEESLRKSFKALTPDCAQTIENDVLIIENREIRALRTCDDVAWFDFRELCDGPRSQNDYIELGKIFHAVLLSGVEQMSVTTDDIARRFINMVDEFYDRNVKLIISAEVELKDLYTGGRLTFEFARTLSRLLEMQSHEFLARAHKP; from the coding sequence ATGACGCCTCTAGAACGATATCAAGCAGATCTGAAACGCCCTGACTTCTTCCACGATGCCGCGCAGGAAAACGCTGTGCGTCACTTGCAGCGTCTGTACGAGGATCTGGTTTCTGCTAACAACAGCAAGCCGGGCATGTTCGGCAAGCTGTTCGGCAAGAAAGAGCCGACCCTGGTCAAGGGTTTGTACTTCTGGGGCGGCGTGGGCCGGGGCAAGACCTATCTGGTCGATACGTTCTTCGACGCTCTGCCGTTCGAGCAGAAGGTGCGGACTCACTTCCACCGCTTCATGAAGCGCGTGCACGAAGAGATGAGAACCCTCAAGGGCGAGAAAAACCCGCTTACTCTTATAGCCAAGCGTTTTTCCGACGAGGCGCGGGTGATTTGCTTCGACGAATTCTTCGTCTCCGACATTACCGATGCCATGATCCTTGGCACCTTGATGGAAGAGCTGTTCAAGAATGGCGTGACCCTGGTCGCGACGTCCAACATCGTGCCTGATGGCCTGTACAAGGACGGCCTGCAGCGCGCCCGCTTCCTGCCAGCCATTGCCCTGATCAAGCAGAACACCGACATCGTCAACGTCGACAGCGGCGTCGATTATCGCCTGCGCCATCTGGAGCAGGCCGAACTGTTCCACTTCCCGCTCAATGACGTTGCCGAGGAAAGCCTGCGCAAAAGCTTCAAGGCGCTGACGCCCGACTGCGCGCAGACCATCGAAAACGATGTGCTGATCATCGAGAATCGCGAGATTCGCGCCTTGCGCACCTGTGATGACGTAGCGTGGTTCGACTTCCGCGAACTGTGCGACGGGCCTCGCAGCCAGAACGACTACATCGAACTGGGCAAGATCTTCCACGCCGTTCTGCTGAGCGGTGTCGAGCAGATGAGCGTCACCACCGACGACATCGCCCGTCGTTTCATCAACATGGTCGACGAATTCTACGACCGCAACGTCAAGCTGATCATCTCGGCCGAGGTTGAGTTGAAGGACCTGTACACAGGTGGTCGTCTGACGTTCGAATTCGCACGTACCCTGAGCCGCTTGCTGGAAATGCAATCCCACGAGTTTCTGGCTCGGGCGCATAAGCCTTAG
- a CDS encoding tryptophan--tRNA ligase, translating to MTTRILTGITTTGTPHLGNYAGAIRPAIVASRQKDADSFYFLADYHALIKCDDPQRIQRSRLEIAATWLAAGLDVDRVTFYRQSDIPEIPELTWLLTCVAGKGLLNRAHAYKASVDKNVEAGEDPDAGISMGLFSYPVLMAADILMFNAHKVPVGRDQIQHVEMARDIGQRFNHLFGKGKEFFVMPEALIEESVATLPGLDGRKMSKSYDNTIPLFSSAKDMKDAISRIVTDSRAPGEAKDPDNSHLFTLYQAFSTAEQSAEFRAELLQGLGWGEAKNRLFKLLDGELSEAREKYLSLIERPADLEDILLAGAQKARRAATPFLEELREAVGLRSFRTVAQNVETGKKKAAKGARVVSFREDDGSFRFRLLAADGEQLLLSDKFADGKTAGAASKSLLGPAEPIIIAGDLHFEVAFGNAKAESPQFESAEAVQAGIERLLAELKALQD from the coding sequence ATGACTACTCGTATCCTGACCGGTATCACCACCACCGGCACTCCCCATCTGGGCAATTATGCGGGCGCGATTCGCCCGGCCATCGTCGCCAGTCGCCAGAAGGATGCCGATTCTTTCTACTTCCTGGCGGATTACCACGCCTTGATCAAGTGCGACGACCCGCAGCGCATTCAGCGCTCGCGTCTGGAAATCGCAGCGACCTGGCTGGCTGCCGGTCTGGATGTCGATCGTGTGACCTTCTACCGCCAGTCCGATATCCCCGAGATCCCGGAACTGACCTGGTTGCTGACCTGTGTGGCTGGCAAGGGCCTGCTCAACCGTGCTCATGCCTACAAGGCTTCCGTGGACAAGAACGTCGAGGCCGGTGAAGACCCGGATGCCGGCATCTCCATGGGCCTGTTCAGCTATCCGGTGCTGATGGCTGCCGACATTCTGATGTTCAACGCCCATAAAGTGCCGGTCGGTCGTGACCAGATTCAGCACGTCGAAATGGCCCGTGATATCGGCCAGCGCTTCAACCACCTGTTTGGCAAGGGCAAGGAATTCTTCGTCATGCCTGAGGCCCTGATCGAGGAAAGCGTTGCGACGCTGCCGGGGCTGGATGGGCGCAAGATGTCGAAGAGCTACGACAACACCATTCCGTTGTTCAGCAGCGCCAAGGACATGAAGGACGCCATTTCCCGCATCGTCACCGACTCCCGTGCCCCGGGCGAAGCGAAGGATCCGGACAACTCTCACCTGTTCACGCTCTATCAGGCATTCTCCACTGCCGAGCAGTCGGCCGAGTTCCGTGCCGAGCTGCTGCAGGGCCTGGGTTGGGGAGAGGCCAAGAATCGTCTGTTCAAGCTGCTGGATGGCGAGCTGAGCGAAGCCCGCGAGAAGTACCTGAGCCTGATCGAGCGGCCTGCCGACCTGGAAGACATCCTGCTCGCCGGTGCCCAGAAGGCCCGTCGTGCCGCGACGCCGTTCCTCGAAGAGCTGCGTGAAGCGGTGGGCCTGCGCTCTTTCCGCACGGTTGCGCAGAATGTCGAAACCGGCAAGAAAAAAGCCGCCAAGGGCGCACGGGTTGTGAGTTTCCGTGAGGACGACGGCAGCTTCCGTTTCCGCCTGCTGGCGGCTGATGGCGAGCAGTTGCTGCTGTCGGACAAGTTCGCTGATGGCAAGACGGCAGGCGCTGCCAGTAAAAGTCTGCTTGGGCCAGCCGAGCCAATCATCATTGCCGGTGATCTTCACTTTGAGGTGGCTTTTGGCAATGCCAAGGCTGAAAGCCCGCAGTTTGAAAGTGCCGAAGCGGTACAGGCCGGTATAGAGCGCTTGCTGGCTGAACTCAAAGCCTTGCAGGATTGA
- a CDS encoding alpha/beta hydrolase: protein MRETPVFIDGPEGQLEALYQDLPGAVGLALICHPNPIQGGTMLNKVVSTLQRTARDAGLVTLRFNYRGVGASAGTSVAGPEEVEDAVAVAQWLREQQPDLPITLLGFSFGGYVAATLGGRLEAQGEQLKHLFLVAAAASRLKDQSVLPQNCPLTVIQPETDEVVDPEMVYAWSALLQRPHELLKVAECGHFFHGKLTDLKDLVLPRLSN from the coding sequence ATGCGTGAAACCCCCGTATTCATTGATGGCCCCGAAGGTCAGCTTGAGGCGCTTTATCAGGATCTGCCCGGTGCCGTGGGCCTGGCGCTGATTTGTCATCCTAACCCGATCCAGGGCGGGACGATGCTCAATAAAGTGGTTTCGACGCTGCAGCGTACTGCACGCGATGCCGGTCTGGTTACGTTACGTTTCAATTATCGTGGCGTCGGTGCCAGTGCTGGCACCTCGGTTGCCGGGCCGGAAGAGGTGGAAGATGCGGTTGCCGTCGCGCAGTGGCTGCGCGAACAGCAGCCGGATCTGCCCATCACGCTGCTGGGGTTTTCCTTTGGCGGTTACGTGGCGGCGACACTCGGCGGGCGTCTTGAAGCCCAGGGAGAGCAACTGAAGCATCTGTTTCTGGTGGCTGCTGCCGCATCGCGTCTGAAAGATCAGAGCGTGCTGCCGCAGAACTGCCCGCTGACGGTCATTCAGCCGGAAACCGACGAAGTCGTTGATCCTGAAATGGTCTATGCATGGTCTGCGCTTCTGCAACGCCCCCATGAGCTGCTGAAAGTGGCAGAATGCGGACACTTTTTTCACGGCAAGCTGACCGACCTGAAAGATCTGGTCCTGCCGCGTCTCTCGAATTGA
- a CDS encoding YhcB family protein — translation MEHSLLVWLLPTLALVAGVVIGFLVARLLPNTVPNNTQRQLDSIQERFDTYQNEVVTHFNSTATLVQKLSQSYQEVQEHLAEGANRLALDELTRQRLLAALHPEANQAPRDRLTPPRDSEAPKDYAPKAPNTPGMLDEHYGLKKP, via the coding sequence GTGGAACACTCGCTCTTAGTTTGGTTGTTGCCGACTCTTGCCCTGGTTGCCGGTGTCGTCATTGGTTTCCTGGTCGCACGTCTGCTGCCCAATACCGTTCCGAATAACACCCAGCGCCAGCTGGACAGCATTCAGGAGCGCTTCGATACCTATCAGAACGAGGTGGTCACTCACTTCAACAGCACGGCTACCCTGGTACAGAAACTTTCGCAAAGCTATCAGGAAGTCCAGGAGCATCTCGCCGAGGGCGCCAACCGTCTGGCCCTTGACGAACTGACCCGCCAACGCCTGCTGGCGGCCTTGCACCCCGAGGCCAATCAAGCGCCTCGCGACCGCCTTACACCGCCACGTGACAGCGAAGCCCCAAAGGACTACGCGCCCAAGGCACCCAACACGCCGGGCATGCTGGATGAGCATTACGGTCTGAAAAAGCCGTAA
- the cysN gene encoding sulfate adenylyltransferase subunit CysN: MSHQSELISEDILAYLGQHERKEMLRFLTCGNVDDGKSTLIGRLLHDSKMIYEDHLEAITRDSKKSGTTGDDVDLALLVDGLQAEREQGITIDVAYRYFSTAKRKFIIADTPGHEQYTRNMATGASTCDLAIILVDARYGVQTQTRRHSYIASLLGIKHIVVAINKMDLKGFDESVFESIKADYLKFAEGLAFKPTTMAFVPMSALKGDNVVNKSERSPWYTGQSLMEILETVEISNDRNYSDLRFPVQYVNRPNLNFRGFAGTLASGIVHKGDEIVVLPSGKSSRVKSIVTFEGELEQAGPGQAITLTMEDEIDISRGDLLVHADNVPQVSDAFDAMLVWMAEEPMLPGKKYDIKRATSYVPGSIASITHRVDVNTLVEDPASSLQLNEIGRVKISLDAPIALDGYESNRTTGAFIVIDRLTNGTVAAGMIIAKPVSAGGANHHGELAHVSTQERAQRFGQQPATVLFSGLSGAGKSTLAYAVERKLFDMGRAVYVLDGQNLRHDLNKGLPQDRAGRTENWSRAAHVARQFNEAGLLTLAAFVAPDAEGRERAKALVGKERLLTVYVQASPTICRERDPQGLYAAEGDNIPGESFPYDVPLDADLVIDTQSLSVEEGVKRVLDLLRTRGAI, translated from the coding sequence ATGAGCCATCAATCCGAATTGATCAGCGAGGACATCCTCGCCTATCTGGGCCAGCACGAACGCAAGGAAATGCTGCGCTTTCTTACCTGTGGCAACGTCGATGACGGCAAGAGCACGCTGATCGGGCGTCTGCTGCATGACTCCAAGATGATCTATGAGGATCACCTGGAAGCCATTACCCGTGACTCCAAGAAGTCCGGCACAACCGGCGATGACGTGGATCTGGCGCTGCTGGTGGATGGCCTGCAGGCCGAGCGGGAGCAGGGCATCACTATCGATGTCGCTTATCGCTATTTCTCGACCGCCAAGCGCAAGTTCATCATTGCCGATACGCCGGGCCACGAGCAGTACACCCGCAACATGGCGACCGGTGCATCGACCTGCGATCTGGCGATCATTCTGGTCGACGCCCGTTATGGCGTGCAGACCCAGACCCGTCGTCACAGCTACATCGCCTCGCTGCTGGGCATCAAGCACATTGTCGTGGCCATCAACAAGATGGACCTCAAGGGCTTCGATGAGAGCGTCTTCGAGTCGATCAAGGCCGATTACCTGAAGTTCGCCGAAGGTCTGGCCTTCAAGCCGACCACCATGGCGTTCGTGCCGATGTCGGCGCTCAAGGGCGATAACGTGGTGAACAAGAGCGAGCGTTCGCCCTGGTACACCGGCCAGTCGCTGATGGAAATTCTCGAAACCGTAGAGATTTCCAACGACCGCAATTACTCGGACCTGCGTTTCCCGGTGCAGTACGTCAACCGCCCGAACCTGAACTTCCGTGGTTTCGCCGGTACCCTGGCCAGTGGCATCGTGCACAAGGGCGACGAGATCGTCGTGTTGCCTTCGGGCAAGAGCAGCCGCGTCAAATCCATCGTCACCTTCGAAGGTGAGCTGGAACAGGCCGGTCCGGGCCAGGCTATCACCCTGACCATGGAAGACGAGATCGATATCTCCCGTGGCGACCTGCTGGTGCATGCCGACAACGTCCCGCAAGTCAGCGATGCGTTCGATGCCATGCTGGTGTGGATGGCTGAAGAGCCGATGCTGCCGGGCAAGAAATACGACATCAAGCGCGCTACCAGCTATGTGCCGGGCTCGATTGCCAGCATCACGCACCGCGTCGATGTGAACACGCTGGTCGAAGATCCTGCCAGTTCCTTGCAGTTGAACGAGATTGGTCGGGTCAAGATCAGCCTTGATGCGCCTATCGCGCTGGACGGTTACGAAAGCAACCGCACCACCGGTGCATTCATCGTTATTGATCGCCTGACCAACGGCACTGTTGCGGCGGGCATGATCATCGCCAAGCCGGTCAGTGCTGGTGGCGCGAATCATCATGGCGAACTGGCTCACGTATCGACTCAGGAGCGTGCTCAGCGTTTCGGCCAGCAACCGGCTACCGTGCTGTTCAGCGGTCTGTCGGGCGCAGGCAAAAGCACGCTGGCTTACGCGGTCGAGCGCAAGCTGTTCGACATGGGGCGTGCGGTCTATGTCCTCGATGGCCAGAACCTGCGTCACGACCTGAACAAAGGCCTGCCACAGGACCGTGCCGGTCGTACCGAGAACTGGAGCCGTGCTGCTCACGTCGCCCGTCAGTTCAACGAAGCCGGCCTGCTGACCCTGGCAGCCTTCGTTGCGCCGGATGCCGAAGGCCGCGAGCGCGCCAAGGCGCTGGTGGGCAAGGAGCGTCTGCTGACTGTTTATGTCCAGGCTTCGCCAACCATCTGCCGTGAACGTGATCCGCAAGGCCTGTATGCCGCCGAAGGCGACAACATTCCAGGTGAGTCCTTCCCGTACGACGTACCGCTGGATGCCGATCTGGTGATCGATACCCAGTCGTTGAGCGTGGAAGAGGGCGTCAAGCGGGTACTGGACTTGTTGCGCACCCGCGGCGCGATCTGA
- a CDS encoding four helix bundle protein produces MDFEKLVVWQRSKDLAVAVYRGFHTCRDFGFKDQITRSALSVPSNIAEGMERGTAKEKARFLWIAKASCGELRTQIIIGEEIGYLPSSLSSDWITETRELSRMLSGLINKISD; encoded by the coding sequence ATGGATTTTGAGAAGCTGGTTGTTTGGCAAAGAAGCAAGGATCTGGCAGTTGCGGTGTACAGAGGGTTTCATACGTGCAGGGATTTTGGTTTCAAGGACCAGATCACACGTTCGGCGCTCTCTGTACCGTCGAATATCGCTGAAGGCATGGAACGTGGAACTGCCAAGGAAAAGGCGCGGTTTCTATGGATTGCCAAAGCCTCCTGTGGTGAGTTGCGTACGCAAATCATCATTGGGGAAGAGATAGGGTACTTGCCCAGTTCTTTGTCGAGTGACTGGATTACTGAGACTCGTGAGCTTTCAAGAATGCTGAGCGGGTTGATCAACAAAATTTCTGACTAG
- the cysD gene encoding sulfate adenylyltransferase subunit CysD, whose protein sequence is MVDKLTHLKQLEAESIHIIREVAAEFDNPVMLYSIGKDSAVMLHLARKAFFPGKLPFPVMHVDTRWKFQEMYRFRDKMVEEMGLDLITHVNPDGVAQGINPFTHGSAKHTDIMKTEGLKQALDKHGFDAAFGGARRDEEKSRAKERVYSFRDSKHRWDPKNQRPELWNVYNGNVNKGESIRVFPLSNWTELDIWQYIYLEGIPIVPLYFAAERDVIEKNGTLIMIDDDRILEHLTDEEKARIVKKKVRFRTLGCYPLTGAVESEATSLTDIIQEMLLTRTSERQGRVIDHDGAGSMEEKKRQGYF, encoded by the coding sequence ATGGTTGACAAACTGACGCATCTGAAACAGCTGGAGGCGGAAAGCATCCACATCATCCGCGAGGTCGCCGCCGAGTTCGACAACCCGGTCATGTTGTACTCGATCGGCAAGGACTCTGCCGTGATGCTGCATCTGGCGCGCAAGGCCTTCTTCCCAGGCAAGCTGCCGTTCCCGGTCATGCACGTCGATACCCGCTGGAAATTCCAGGAAATGTATCGCTTCCGCGACAAGATGGTCGAGGAAATGGGCCTGGACCTGATCACCCACGTCAACCCGGATGGCGTTGCGCAGGGCATCAACCCGTTCACCCACGGCAGCGCCAAGCACACCGATATCATGAAGACCGAGGGCCTGAAGCAGGCACTGGACAAGCATGGTTTCGACGCAGCTTTCGGCGGCGCGCGGCGCGACGAGGAAAAATCCCGTGCCAAGGAACGTGTCTACTCGTTTCGCGACAGCAAGCACCGCTGGGACCCGAAGAACCAGCGTCCCGAGCTGTGGAACGTCTATAACGGCAACGTCAACAAAGGCGAGTCGATCCGTGTGTTCCCGCTGTCGAACTGGACCGAGCTGGACATCTGGCAGTACATCTACCTCGAAGGCATCCCGATCGTGCCGCTGTATTTCGCCGCCGAACGCGACGTCATCGAGAAGAACGGCACCCTGATCATGATCGACGACGATCGCATCCTCGAGCACCTTACCGACGAGGAAAAAGCCCGCATCGTCAAAAAGAAAGTGCGCTTCCGTACCCTTGGCTGCTACCCGCTGACCGGTGCCGTCGAATCCGAAGCCACGAGCCTGACCGACATCATCCAGGAAATGCTCCTGACACGAACTTCCGAACGCCAGGGCCGGGTCATCGACCACGACGGCGCAGGCTCGATGGAAGAAAAGAAACGTCAGGGGTATTTCTAA
- a CDS encoding Nif3-like dinuclear metal center hexameric protein, with product MAVALSTLVEEADRYLNSARIQDYCPNGLQVEGRPQIMRIVSGVTASQALLDAAVEAQADLILVHHGYFWKGENPCVVGMKQRRLKTLLKHDISLLAYHLPLDVHPDVGNNVQLARQLDITVEGPLDPENPKVVGLVGSLSEPMTPRDFARRVQDALGREPLLIEGSQMIRRVGWCSGGGQGYIDQAVLEGVDLFLSGEASEQTFHSARENDISFIAAGHHATERYGVQALGDYLARRFALEHIFIDCPNPI from the coding sequence ATGGCCGTTGCCCTCAGTACCCTGGTCGAAGAGGCCGACCGCTATCTCAACAGTGCCCGCATTCAGGATTACTGCCCCAATGGTTTGCAGGTCGAAGGCCGGCCGCAGATCATGCGCATCGTCAGTGGCGTGACGGCCAGCCAGGCTTTGCTGGACGCCGCTGTCGAAGCCCAGGCCGACCTGATCCTGGTTCATCATGGCTATTTCTGGAAGGGCGAGAATCCTTGTGTCGTCGGGATGAAGCAGCGTCGCCTGAAGACATTGCTCAAGCACGACATCAGCCTGTTGGCCTATCACTTGCCTCTGGATGTGCACCCGGATGTGGGCAATAACGTGCAACTGGCTCGTCAGCTGGATATTACGGTCGAAGGGCCGCTGGACCCCGAGAATCCCAAGGTGGTCGGTCTGGTGGGTTCTCTTTCCGAGCCGATGACGCCTCGTGATTTTGCCCGTCGCGTGCAGGACGCTCTGGGGCGTGAACCCCTGTTGATCGAAGGCAGCCAGATGATCCGGCGTGTCGGCTGGTGCAGCGGTGGTGGCCAGGGTTACATCGATCAGGCCGTGCTTGAAGGCGTGGATCTGTTTCTCAGTGGCGAAGCCTCGGAGCAGACCTTTCACAGTGCCCGCGAGAACGACATCAGCTTTATCGCAGCCGGGCACCATGCGACCGAGCGCTACGGCGTTCAGGCGCTGGGTGACTATCTGGCGAGACGTTTTGCCCTGGAGCATATTTTCATCGATTGCCCGAATCCGATCTGA
- the algW gene encoding Do family serine endopeptidase AlgW gives MLKALRFFGWPLLAGVLIAMLIIQRYPEWVGLPSRDVNLQQAPKTTVVMQGPSSYADAVSAAAPAVVNLYTTKMVNKGNNPTMFEDPQFRRFFGDNAPKQKRMESSLGSGVIMSPEGYLLTNNHVTTGADQIVVALKDGRETIARVIGNDPETDLAVLKIDLKNLPSITIARSDGIRIGDVALAIGNPFGVGQTVTMGIISATGRNQLGLNTYEDFIQTDAAINPGNSGGALVDASGNLTGINTAIFSKSGGSQGIGFAIPTKLAMDVMKSIIEHGQVIRGWLGIEVQPLTQELADSFGLKDRPGIVVAGIFRDGPAQKAGLQLGDVILSINGEPAGDGRRSMNQVARTKPKDKVAIDVMRNGKELRLSAEVGLRPPPAPAPAVKEQ, from the coding sequence ATGTTAAAGGCACTGCGCTTTTTCGGCTGGCCATTGCTGGCTGGCGTGCTCATCGCCATGCTGATTATCCAGCGTTACCCGGAATGGGTCGGGCTGCCCAGCCGTGATGTAAACCTGCAACAGGCTCCCAAGACCACCGTGGTGATGCAGGGGCCGTCGTCGTATGCCGATGCAGTGAGTGCCGCTGCGCCAGCAGTGGTCAATCTCTACACCACCAAGATGGTGAACAAGGGCAACAACCCCACCATGTTCGAGGATCCTCAGTTCAGAAGGTTCTTCGGCGATAACGCTCCCAAGCAGAAACGCATGGAATCGAGCCTCGGTTCCGGCGTGATCATGAGCCCCGAAGGCTACCTGCTGACCAACAACCACGTCACCACCGGTGCCGACCAGATCGTGGTCGCCCTCAAGGACGGCCGCGAAACCATCGCACGGGTGATCGGCAACGATCCTGAAACCGATCTGGCGGTACTGAAGATCGACCTGAAAAACCTGCCATCGATCACCATTGCACGCTCCGACGGTATCCGTATCGGCGATGTGGCGCTGGCCATCGGCAACCCGTTCGGTGTCGGCCAGACCGTCACCATGGGCATCATCAGTGCGACCGGCCGCAACCAGTTGGGCCTCAACACCTACGAAGACTTCATCCAGACCGACGCTGCCATCAACCCCGGCAACTCGGGCGGCGCGCTGGTGGATGCTTCCGGCAACCTGACCGGCATCAATACCGCGATCTTCTCCAAGTCGGGCGGTTCCCAGGGCATCGGCTTTGCGATCCCGACCAAACTGGCGATGGATGTGATGAAGTCGATCATCGAACACGGCCAGGTCATTCGTGGCTGGCTGGGTATCGAAGTTCAACCCCTGACCCAGGAACTGGCGGATTCGTTCGGCCTGAAGGATCGTCCGGGAATTGTGGTTGCCGGAATCTTCCGCGATGGCCCGGCACAGAAAGCCGGCCTGCAACTGGGGGATGTGATCCTGAGCATCAATGGCGAACCGGCAGGTGATGGCCGACGTTCAATGAATCAGGTGGCGCGCACCAAGCCCAAGGACAAGGTTGCGATTGATGTCATGCGCAATGGCAAGGAGTTGCGCCTGAGCGCCGAGGTCGGCCTGCGACCGCCACCGGCCCCTGCGCCGGCGGTGAAAGAACAGTAA
- the hisC gene encoding histidinol-phosphate transaminase, with protein sequence MSKFWSPFVSSLVPYVPGEQPKLTKLVKLNTNENPYGPSPKALEAMRAALTDDLRLYPDPNSDLLKQAVAGYYGVQASQVFLGNGSDEVLAHIFHALFQHDKPLLFPDISYSFYPVYCGLYGIDYEAVALDEQFQIRVADYAKPNAGIIFPNPNAPTGCLLPLEAVEQIVKASPDSVVVVDEAYVDFGGETAIALVDRYPNLLVTQTLSKSRSLAGLRVGFAVGHPDLIEALERVKNSFNSYPLDRLAIVGATAAFEDREYFDTTRNAVIASREALVEKLEGLGFEVLPSAANFIFARHPKHDAAGLAAKLREQGVIVRHFKQERIAQFLRISIGTAEQNHALLDGLSGI encoded by the coding sequence ATGAGTAAATTCTGGAGTCCTTTCGTCAGCAGTCTGGTGCCTTATGTACCGGGTGAGCAGCCGAAGCTGACCAAACTGGTCAAGCTCAACACCAACGAAAACCCTTACGGGCCTTCGCCCAAGGCGCTTGAGGCAATGCGTGCGGCATTGACCGATGATCTGCGTCTGTATCCGGACCCCAACAGCGACCTGCTCAAGCAGGCCGTGGCCGGGTATTACGGTGTGCAGGCCAGTCAGGTGTTCCTGGGCAATGGCTCCGACGAAGTGCTGGCGCACATCTTTCATGCGCTGTTCCAGCACGACAAGCCACTGCTGTTCCCGGATATCAGCTACAGCTTCTATCCGGTGTACTGCGGCCTGTACGGCATTGACTATGAAGCTGTCGCACTGGACGAGCAGTTCCAGATTCGCGTAGCTGATTATGCCAAGCCGAATGCGGGGATCATCTTCCCGAACCCGAACGCACCCACCGGCTGTCTGCTGCCGCTGGAAGCGGTAGAGCAGATCGTCAAGGCCAGTCCGGATTCGGTCGTGGTGGTCGATGAGGCGTATGTCGACTTCGGCGGCGAGACGGCGATAGCCCTGGTGGATCGTTATCCGAACCTGCTGGTGACCCAGACTCTCTCCAAATCCCGTTCTCTGGCCGGATTGCGGGTCGGGTTTGCGGTAGGGCATCCGGATCTGATCGAGGCGCTGGAGCGGGTCAAGAACAGCTTCAACTCTTACCCGCTGGATCGTCTGGCGATTGTCGGTGCGACTGCTGCCTTTGAAGACCGTGAGTACTTCGATACCACTCGTAATGCGGTAATCGCCAGCCGCGAGGCATTGGTCGAGAAGCTGGAAGGGCTTGGCTTTGAAGTGTTGCCTTCGGCGGCCAACTTCATCTTTGCCCGTCACCCGAAACATGATGCTGCAGGTCTGGCGGCGAAGCTGCGCGAGCAGGGCGTTATCGTGCGTCACTTCAAGCAGGAGCGGATTGCCCAGTTCCTGCGGATCAGCATCGGTACGGCTGAGCAGAATCATGCGTTGCTGGATGGGTTGAGCGGGATCTGA